A window of Burkholderiales bacterium genomic DNA:
CCAGGCCGTGACTGCCCTGGGCGGCAAGCTGGAGGACATTAGCGACCAGCAGTGGGACAAGCTGGTACGGGAGACCAGCGCCAAGTCCAGGCAGGAGATCCTGGCCGACATCGGCCTCGGCAAGCGGCTGGCGGTGGTGGTAGCGCGCATGCTGGTCGCTCCCGGCGGCGAGGCCCAGCGGGGGGAGACGCCTTCCGCTGGCGCCATCACGCTCCTCGGCACCGAGGGCATGGCGGTGCAATACGCCCGCTGCTGCCGGCCCATTCCCGGCGACCCGATCATCGGCCTGATCAAGAAGGGCCAGGGCCTGGTCATCCACACCCACGACTGCCCGCTGATCGGCAAGACCAAGGGCGACCCGGAGAAGTGGCTGGACGTGCAATGGGACCCGGGCATCACCCGCTCCTTCGGCGTCACCATCCGGCTGGTGGTGGCCAATCAGCGCGGGGTGCTGGCCAAGGTGGCGGCGGAGATCGCCGAAGCGGGCAGCAACATCGAGAACGTGAGCATGGACGGGGAAGGAGCCTACACCACCATGAACTTCACCCTGCAGGTGAAAAACCGCATCCACCTGGCCAGGGTGATGCGCAGCCTGCGCCGCATCCCCGAAGTGGCCCGCATCACCCGGGTCAAAGGCTAATCCCCTCCTCTGCCACTTCCCACCTGACTTAGGTCAATGACGGCCGCCCAACGTGCGGGTATTGTCGCCGGCGCTCGCGGGGTGGCTTGCGCCCCGGGGCAATCCCCATTCGAGGAGGAGACCATGCAAAAACCGTTGATTGCGATGATGTTCGCGGGCGCCCTGAGCCTTGCCGGATGCGCTGGCTTCGTGCCCCAGGATAAACCCGCGCTTTCCGTGGAGGCCCAGACGGCCCTGCTCCAGGCGGAGCAGGACATCAAGTTCGCCGAAAGCCGCAAGGGGGACACGACCGCCGCCCGCAAGTCCTACCAGCAGGCCCAGGAAGCCGCGGCCAAGGGAGACGAGGCGGCGGCCATCAAGCACGCCTGGGAGGCCAGCCAGGCGGCCGTCAAGTCGGTCAAATAGGCCGTCGGCCCCGCTTCAGCGCGCCTCCCGCTCGATCCGCTCGCGCATGCCGCGCTCGCGCTCTTCCAGGGCGGGCGCGGCTTCTTTCGCCCGCTCCAGCGCCCGGCGCTCTTCGCGGAAAATCTTCCGCTGGACGTCCTCGGACTCCATCCGGGGGACCGGGGGACCGCTGGGGGGCCGGGGCTTGTCCTCGCACCCGGCAAGCGCCGCGGCGAGCACGAGCATCGCCCCCAGCGCCCGGCGCGTGAGGGCGCTCCTCGGGCCGGCTTCGGTGCGGTGCGTTTCCATGATTTTCATTATAGAGGCCCGGACCCGGCGTCCCGACCCGCGCCGCGCCGGCTATAATACGCGATCACGAACCGGCCCGCGGGGCTCAGGTGCGAGCCGCGCGGCCTTTTCCCCGATGGTACCCCAACCCGACGGCTCCGGCGGTCCCGGGGCGGCCCCTGCGACCCGAACCTCGCCCCGTTCGCAGCCCGATCAAGCGAGAGAGGAACCATGCCCAAATACAAGATCGCCACGATCCCCGGCGACGGCATCGGCAAGGAAGTGGTGCCGGAAGGCATCCGCGTGCTGGAGGCCGCCGGGCGCAAGTTCGGCATCGAGTTCCAGTGGGATCACTTCCCCTGGAGCTGTGAGTACTACACCCGTCACGGGCGCATGATGCCCGAGGACGGACTGGAGACGATCCGCCGCCACGACGCCATCTATCTCGGCGCGGTAGGCTTTCCCGGCGTTCCCGACCACGTGTCCCTGTGGGGCCTGCTGATCCCGATCCGCCGGGGCTTCCAGCAGTACGTGAACCTGCGCCCGGTGCGGCTCTTGCCCGGCGTGCCCTGCCCCTTGAAGGACAAGAAGCCCGGCGACATCGATTTCTGGGTGGTGCGAGAAAACAACGAAGGCGAATATTCCTCGATCGGGGGCCGCATCTACGAGGGCACCGAGCACGAGGTCGTGGTGCAACAGAGCACTTTCACCCGCCGGGGAGTGGACCGCATCCTGCGCTATGCCTTCGAGCTCGCCCGCCGCCGGCCAGCGAAGCACGTGACTTCCGCCACCAAGTCCAACGGCATCTCCATCACCATGCCCTACTGGGACGAGCGCTTCAAGGCCATGGCGGCCCAGTACCCGGACGTGCGCGCCGACCAGTATCACATCGACATCCTGAGCGCCCACTTCGTGCTGCACCCGGAGTGGTTCGACGTGGTGGTGGGCTCCAACCTCTTCGGCGACATCCTGTCCGACCTGGGGCCCGCGGTGACCGGCACCATCGGCATCGCGCCGTCGGCGAACCTCAACCCCGAGCGGGAATTCCCTTCCTGCTTCGAGCCGGTGCACGGCTCCGCCCCGGACATCTACGGCAAGAACATCGCCAACCCCATCGGCCAGATCTGGTCCGGTGCCATGATGCTGGAACACCTGGGCCACGCGGAAGCGGCACAAGCGATCGAGCGCGCCATCGAAACGGTGGTCGCGGAAGGACCGCGCACCCGCGACATGGGAGGCACCGCCTCCACCGCCGAGGTGGGCCAGGCCATCGCTTCCGCGCTTTGAAAAGCCGCGCCCTCCCGTTGGCGCTGAACGGCGGCGCTGCTACCATTTGAGCGCCCTTCCGCTTCCGAGCGGGAGGGCGTTCTTGCCCCTATATCCTTGCCCATGCGGGTCCGCTACCCCAAGTCGTTCCTCGCCCTGCTGTTCGTCGGGCTCACCCTGGTCGCGCTGCCCCTCATCTTCGCCCTGGTCAACAACGCGGTGGCGATCGACCGCCTCACCAACCAGGGACAGAAGGCGGTCTACGAGGCGACGCGCCTCATCCAAGAGAGCCGGGCGCTCTCCGAGTCGGTGACCGGCATGGAGCGGGTCGCGCGCCAGTACCTGGTGCTGCGCGACCGGTCGCTGCTCGACGGCTATGGGAACTTGCGGGAAGGATTCCTGAGAAGCGCTCGCCTGCTCCAGCATTCCCGGCTGGCCGAGGGGCAGCGGGCGTTGCTCGCCGAGATGGTCGAGCGGGAGGAAGCCATTCACCGCCAGCTCGCGGCGCTGTCGCCGGCCAACCCGGAAGCAGCGGCCAAGGACCAGGAAGCGCAGCAGCTCCAATGGATCGCCGTGGCGTTCGAATCCCTGTCCCAGGGGGCGCAGAAGCTGGTGATCCACAGCAACGAGGTGATCGACCGGGAAGTGGAAACGCTGCGCCAGATGTCGCAGAAGGCCTACGAGATCATGATGCTACAGATGCTGGCGCTGGTGCCGGTGGCGATCTTCCTGGTGGTGGGCTTTCCCCTGCTCATCGTGCCCCCCATCCGGCAGCTCGCCCAGGGCATACGCACCCTGGGCGAGGGACGGTTCGATCTGGAAATCCGGGTCGACGGCCCTCAAGATCTGCGCTACCTGGGCCAGCAGCTCGACTGGCTGCGGCTGCGGCTGATGGAGCTGGAGGAACAGAAGAAAAAGTTCCTGAGCCACGTGTCCCACGAGCTGAAGACCCCGCTCACGGCGCTGCGGGAGGGCTCCGACCTGCTGGCGGATGAAGTGGTGGGCAAGCTCAATCCCGAACAGAAGGAGATCGCCCGCATCCTGCGCCAGAGCAGCCTCCAACTCGGCCGGCTGATCGAGGACCTGCTCGCCTACAGCGCGTCCCAGTTCCGGAAGGGAAAGCTCAACATCAAACAGGTTAAAATGAGCGACGTGGTAAAGAGCGTCGTCAACGATCATAAACTGGCGCTGCGCGCCCGCTCGATCCAACTGGAACTCGACTGCGAGGCCGTGTACGTGTCCGGCGACGAGGAGAAGCTGCGGACCGTGGTGGACAACCTGGTTTCCAACGCCATCAAGTTCACGCCCGAGGGCGGCCGCGTGCGCGTCGAACTGCGCCGCGACGACGACGCGGCGGTACTGGACGTGATCGACGACGGGCCCGGCATCCCGCCCGAGGAGCGGGAGCGGGTGTTCGCGCCGTTTTTCCAGGGCCGCGCCCAGCAATCGGCGGCGGTCAAGGGATCGGGGCTGGGGCTGTCCATCGTCAAGGAGCACGTGCTGGCCCATGGCGGACGGGTGGAAGTGGTGGACCGCGCCGCGCCGGGGGCTCATTTCCGGGTCACCTTGCCCCTCAACCCATGGGTCGGCGCGTGAAGCCGGGGGTCGCGGCTTTTCCTGTTGGCGGCGGCGCTCGCTCTTGTCGCAGGCTGCGCCGTGCCTCCGCTCGGCGAGGGCGAGCGGCCGGAGCCGGTCATCCCCGGCCTCACCCGCCCCGTCAGCGACGTGGAGGCGTTGCTCGACTACTACGAGCGCTTGACGAAACTCCAGGGACAGGAGCTGGCCAAAGAGTACGAGCGGGTCCGGCAAACCTACGCCAGGGCCCGCAGCGACTATAACCGGCTCCAGCTCGCGCTCCACGGCGCGCTGCCCGGAGCGGGCCCGGAAGATCAGATCCAGAGCCTGAACCTCCTGGAGCCCCTGGTGAAGTCGAACGACCAGAGAAACGGCGACCTGCGGCGGCTCGCCCTGCTGCTGCACGGCCTGATCCAGGAGCACCGGCGGCTCGCGGAAGGCTTGAACGCGGCCAGCCAGAAGGCCAAGGAAGAACAAAAGCGCGCCGAGGACCTGCAGCAGAAGCTCGACGCCATCAAGAGCATCGAAAAGAACCTGATCGAGCGCGAACAGCAGATGCGCAAGCAGCGATGACCAGCATTCCCCAGCGCATCCTGGTGGTGGACGACGATCCCGGCATCCTGCGGCTGCTCACCCTGCGGCTGCAGTCGGCAGGCTACGCCGTCACCTCGGTGGAGAGCGCCGAAAAAGCCCTCTCGGCCATCGAGGCGGCCCGGCCCAATCTGGTGATCACCGACCTGCGCATGGGCGGCATGGACGGCATGGCCCTGTTCGACGCCTTGCACCGGGCGCACCCGACCCTGCCGGTGATCATTCTCACCGCCCACGGCACCATTCCCGACGCGGTGGCGGCCACCAAGCGCGGTGTGTTCGGCTACCTCACCAAGCCGTTCGAGGCCCAAGAGCTGCTGGAACAGGTGGCGAAAGCGCTCAGCGTCTCCGGCGGTGTTTCCGCCGGTACCTCCGCCCTGGGCGATCGGGAGTGGCGCAGCGAAATCATCACCTGCAGCCCTCTGATGGAGGACCTGCTGGCCCAGGCCCGACTGGTGGCGGCGGGAGACGCCAGCGTGTTCATCCAGGGCGAGTCCGGCAGCGGCAAGGAACTGCTCGCCCGGGCCATCCACAAGGCCAGCGCCCGGGCCCAGGCGCCCTTCGTCGCGGTCAACTGCGGCGCGATTCCCGAACAGCTCCTGGAATCCGAGCTGTTCGGCCATGTGAAGGGCGCCTTCACCGGCGCCACCCGCGACCACAGCGGACTGTTCCAGGCGGCCCACCAGGGCACCCTGTTCCTGGACGAGATCGGCGACATGCCCCTCACCCTGCAGGTGAAGCTGCTGCGGGTGCTGGAAGACAAGCAGGTGCGCCCGGTGGGGTCCACCCGCAGCATCCCGGTGGACGTGCGCATCATTTCCGCCACCCATCGGGATCTGGAGGCCCTCAAGAACACGGGCAACTTCCGCCAGGACCTGTACTACCGGCTGAACGTGGTCTCCCTCACGGTCCCTTCGCTCGCGCAACGGCGCGAAGACATCCCGCTCCTTGCCACCTACTTCCTGCACCGCCTGGCGAACAAGTACCGCAAGGCGGTGGCCGCTTTCGCCCCCGAGGCGATGGAGCTCCTGGCCCAGGCCTCCTGGCCCGGCAACGTGCGGCAATTGCAGAACGTGGTGGAGCAGACGGTGGCCCTCGCCACCAGCCCCATCATCCCCGCCACCCTGGTGCAGAACGCCATTCAGCACGAGCAGGACGAAATCACCTCTTTCGAGGTGGCGCGCACCCGTTTCGAGCGGGAATACCTGGCGCGGCTGCTCAAGATCACCGGCGGCAACGTGAGCCAGGCGGCCAAGCTGGCGAAGCGCAACCGCACGGAGTTCTACAAGCTGTTGCAACGCCTGCAGCTCGACCCGGCCCTGTTCAAGCGGCCCAGGGACTGAGCCGTCCACCCCGTCCGGCAATTCCGGGAAGGACTCTTTGCGTCCGGCCCGTCGTTGGCCGGCGACTTTAAAAACATGCTCTAAGTCAGCGTGTTACAAGAGATTTGCGGTTGCGCTGTCGCTGATCGACGACAGTTCTCCGCTTTGGTCCCGCCAGAAAATTCCGCCCTTTTAAGACTAACTTAATGATTGTTAAAAAAATGCTCCCCCTTGGCACGCCCCTTGCCATAGCTTGGTGGCTGGAAGCCTGCGAGGCGCCAGCAATTGGGATCAGGGAGCACCAAAAAATGGCCATCGACGTCCTAAATAGCAATTGGAAAGAAATCCGCGCCCATGCCAAGCAGTGGTGGGGCGAGCTGACCGAAGACGACCTGGATGAGGTGGAAGGCCGGCGCGATCGGCTGATCGATCTGCTGCAGCAGCGTTACGGCCATACCCGCGAGGAAGCGGAGGTGGACGTGGAACGCTTCCTGGTGCGGGCCAGCAGCTTCATTCGACCCAATCACTGAAAAGTCGCGGCAAGGCACGGCTTCCGGAGGCAAGAGGGGCAATGGGGGCGACATGGTGAACAACAACAGCAGCCTGCTTTACCCATTGATGATCATCGCGGCGATGGCGGTGATCCTGTTCAGCGTCGTGGGCATCGCCACCATGACGGGTCACCTGCCCGCGGCCTTCTCGGAAGTCCAGGAAGGGCAGGCGACGAGCAGGACGAACGCGGCGGCGAGGCCGGACGCGCCGAAGCCGGCCGCTGCCGCCAGGACGGCGGCGGCGCCTGCGCCCGTCGCGAGGGCGGCCCCCTGCCCGGACTGCGGCGTGGTCGAGTCCGTCACGGCTTCCGAGGTCAAGGGACAGCCGTCCGGGGTGGGCATGGTGGCCGGCGGTGTCACCGGCGGGGTGATCGGTAACCAGATCGGCGGCGGCAGCGGCCGTACCATCGCCACTATCGTGGGCGCGGCGGGAGGCGCTTACGTGGGCAACGAAATCGAGAAAAACGCGAAGAAAACCACAGTTTACCGGATCACGGTGCGCATGGACGACGGTACCACCCGCACCTTGACTCAAGAGACGCCGCCTGGATTCGGTATCGGCGAAAAGGTGCGCATCGTGGATGGGCGCCTGGTGGCAAGAGGTTGAGGCTACTTAGGTAAAAGGCACCTGCAGGGAACTCAAGGCAAGCGAAAGGAATCCCAGCACGCAGAAGCGATTCTTCGGCGAAGACAAGGAACCCCCAAGTTGGCCCGCTATTTTCTCCTCCGGCGGGCTTTTTTTTGGAGCGTCAATGGACGCCCGCGCGGTGCGCGGCTGCTAACCCGGAGTCACCCATGAAAGCCTTGCGCTTTTTCATTCTCGTGAACGTCGCCCTGCTCGCCGCCGGGTGCGCCGCGACCCAGCCGAGTCGTCCCAATGTGAACTTGTCCGGCTATCCGCCGGCCTTCCAGGAAGGTTATGCCGACGGCTGCCACAGCGCCCGAACCCTGATCGGCGTGCGCAAGGACGAGGCCCGTTTCAAGAACGACAGCCTCTACGCCCAGGGCTGGCGGGACGGCTACGACATCTGCAGTAAGCGCTGATTTTCACCCAGGAGTCTTTCCACCACCGGGACCGGCCAGGCCGTACAATCTCGGCCCTGGGGGTAAAAACCGTGAACGAGGGGCTCTACGCCATCGGGCTGTGCGCGGTGGCAGTCAACGCGGCCACCGGCGTGCTGGAAGCCGGAAGGAAGCCCATCGACCTTTTCGGCATGGTGGTGGTGGCGCTCGCCGCGGCCCTGGGCGGAGGCACGCTCCGGGACCTGCTGCTGGATCGCCCGGTGTTCTGGATCGCCGATGTCTCATACCTGTGGACCGCCGTGGCCGCCGGGCTCGCCACGTTCGTCCTGGTGAGGCGCCTGCGGCTGCCCCTCAACCTGTTCCTCATTCCCGACGCGCTGGGGCTCGCCTTGTTCACCGTGCTCGGCACTCAGATCGCCCTGGCCATGGAGATGGACGGGTTCGTGGCCAGCTTGATGGGGGTCATCACCGGTGTCTTCGGCGGGGTGCTGCGGGACGTCCTGTGCAACGAGGTGCCGTTGGTGTTCGGCGGCGAGCTTTACGCGACGGCGGCCTGGGCCGGCGCTCTGCTGCTGGTGGCCTTGAACCACTTCGGCATAGACGCCAACGCTTCCGCGGCCCTGGCCACCGCAGCCGTTCTGGCCCTGCGCCTGGCGGCGATCCGCTGGCGCATCCGGCTGCCCATCTTCGTCGCCAGGCGCTAGCTGTGACGGTTCGAGGGCCGCTCCACCCTGTGCCGGATCTTCTATATCAAGTAAGCGGTCACGAACACGCCCACCATGGTGAACGCCAGGGCGAGCTTCGCCAGGGTGCCGAGCAGGAGCCCTACCCAGGTTCCGATTCCGGCGCGGGCGGCCCGGCTCCAGTCGCTGCGGGTGAGATATTCGCCGATCACCGCGCCGACGAAGGGTCCCAGCAACAGACCGGGCAGGCCGAAGAACACGCCCACCACGGTGCCGACGGCGGCGCCCGCCACCGCCCGGGCGCTCGCGCCGACCCGCTCCGCCCCCAAGGCGCTCGCCACCAGGTCCACGAGGACCGCCGCCAGGGTGAGTGCCGCCAGGACGGCCACGGTGACGACGCTGACATGCTGAAAATCGTCCATCCAGGCGGCGAGCAGCAGGGCGGCAAAGACCAGGGGAACGCCCGGCAGCCCGGGGAGCACGGTGCCGAGAAGGCCTGCCACCACCAGGGCGATCACCAGAAGCCAGAGCCAGACGTTCACCGCAGGACGCCCCGACTCACGACGCTGCGCTCAATCCATGCAGCGGGAATCACCACCCGTACGGATAGCCCCAGGGATAGGGGCCGAAACCGATCCCGTAGGACCACCCCCGATGCCATGGCCGGTCGTGACGGTCCAACCAGACGTGGGTGCCCCAATAATCCTGCCATGCGCGCCGGTACGCCTCGGCCTGGGCTTCCGCTTCACGCCGCGCTTGTTCCGCCGCCTGGAAGCGGCGCTCCTCCTGGAGGACGCCCTCGGCGCGCCGGCGCCACTCGGCGGCGCGCTCCGGATCCCGGGGGACACCGAAGCCTTCTTCGTAGATCCTCGCGAGCCGCTGCTGCGCTTCGAGCAGTCCTGCCTCGGCGGCGCGCCGGTACCAGCCCAGGGCTTGCTCCATGTGCCCCTCCCGCTCCCTGAGGCGGGCGAGGGCGAGGGCCGCGTTGGGGTGCCCCTGCTCTGCGGCGCGCTCGAACCAGCGGGCCGCCCGATCCGGGTCGAGGGGGGCGCCGCGGCCCTGGGCGTACATCTCGCCCACGGCGAACTGGGCAGCCACGTCGCCCAATTCCGCAGCCCGCTCTTTCCACTCCAGCGCCCGCGCCGGGTCCGGCGCCACGCCACGTCCCCGGGCGTACAGGTCTCCCAGCAGCCAGGCCGCGCGGGCATCGCCTCTCTCCGCCGCCGCCGCAAACCCGCGTTCCGCCGCAGCGTAGTCTCCGCCCACGTAAGCACGCCAGGCGTCTTCGAAGGCCGCTGCCGCCGGCGCCGTAATGGCAAATCCGACTACCAAGAGAAATGCTTTCGCGTACCTCGTGCTCATTGCTGCACCCGCCTTGCGCCGGTTCTGGACCCTGCCGCAGTCCATGTTCCGGCGTTTTCAGTCTAGCACAGGCGCGCTCGCCCCTTGCCCGATCCGCCGCCCGCTCTGCTCTTCGCCGAATGGCAACCGCCCATGACCTTTCGCGGTGCCGCGGCTCGCGCGTATC
This region includes:
- a CDS encoding UPF0337 protein, encoding MAIDVLNSNWKEIRAHAKQWWGELTEDDLDEVEGRRDRLIDLLQQRYGHTREEAEVDVERFLVRASSFIRPNH
- the yfhK gene encoding two-component sensor histidine kinase, with the translated sequence MRVRYPKSFLALLFVGLTLVALPLIFALVNNAVAIDRLTNQGQKAVYEATRLIQESRALSESVTGMERVARQYLVLRDRSLLDGYGNLREGFLRSARLLQHSRLAEGQRALLAEMVEREEAIHRQLAALSPANPEAAAKDQEAQQLQWIAVAFESLSQGAQKLVIHSNEVIDREVETLRQMSQKAYEIMMLQMLALVPVAIFLVVGFPLLIVPPIRQLAQGIRTLGEGRFDLEIRVDGPQDLRYLGQQLDWLRLRLMELEEQKKKFLSHVSHELKTPLTALREGSDLLADEVVGKLNPEQKEIARILRQSSLQLGRLIEDLLAYSASQFRKGKLNIKQVKMSDVVKSVVNDHKLALRARSIQLELDCEAVYVSGDEEKLRTVVDNLVSNAIKFTPEGGRVRVELRRDDDAAVLDVIDDGPGIPPEERERVFAPFFQGRAQQSAAVKGSGLGLSIVKEHVLAHGGRVEVVDRAAPGAHFRVTLPLNPWVGA
- a CDS encoding tartrate dehydrogenase, translated to MPKYKIATIPGDGIGKEVVPEGIRVLEAAGRKFGIEFQWDHFPWSCEYYTRHGRMMPEDGLETIRRHDAIYLGAVGFPGVPDHVSLWGLLIPIRRGFQQYVNLRPVRLLPGVPCPLKDKKPGDIDFWVVRENNEGEYSSIGGRIYEGTEHEVVVQQSTFTRRGVDRILRYAFELARRRPAKHVTSATKSNGISITMPYWDERFKAMAAQYPDVRADQYHIDILSAHFVLHPEWFDVVVGSNLFGDILSDLGPAVTGTIGIAPSANLNPEREFPSCFEPVHGSAPDIYGKNIANPIGQIWSGAMMLEHLGHAEAAQAIERAIETVVAEGPRTRDMGGTASTAEVGQAIASAL
- the yfhA gene encoding two-component system response regulator GlrR, which codes for MTSIPQRILVVDDDPGILRLLTLRLQSAGYAVTSVESAEKALSAIEAARPNLVITDLRMGGMDGMALFDALHRAHPTLPVIILTAHGTIPDAVAATKRGVFGYLTKPFEAQELLEQVAKALSVSGGVSAGTSALGDREWRSEIITCSPLMEDLLAQARLVAAGDASVFIQGESGSGKELLARAIHKASARAQAPFVAVNCGAIPEQLLESELFGHVKGAFTGATRDHSGLFQAAHQGTLFLDEIGDMPLTLQVKLLRVLEDKQVRPVGSTRSIPVDVRIISATHRDLEALKNTGNFRQDLYYRLNVVSLTVPSLAQRREDIPLLATYFLHRLANKYRKAVAAFAPEAMELLAQASWPGNVRQLQNVVEQTVALATSPIIPATLVQNAIQHEQDEITSFEVARTRFEREYLARLLKITGGNVSQAAKLAKRNRTEFYKLLQRLQLDPALFKRPRD
- a CDS encoding membrane protein, whose product is MNEGLYAIGLCAVAVNAATGVLEAGRKPIDLFGMVVVALAAALGGGTLRDLLLDRPVFWIADVSYLWTAVAAGLATFVLVRRLRLPLNLFLIPDALGLALFTVLGTQIALAMEMDGFVASLMGVITGVFGGVLRDVLCNEVPLVFGGELYATAAWAGALLLVALNHFGIDANASAALATAAVLALRLAAIRWRIRLPIFVARR